The nucleotide sequence TTTAAAGCCCAGCTTCTCATCTTTGAGAAGGGCTGACTTCCAAGGATATAAGCAAGTCCCAAAGTTGAAGCCTCGATTTTTTTTGTCTGGGTTCATCAAGAACCAAAGACTCAGAAACAACACCAAGGCTTTGGAATATGAATAAGAATGTTTTAAGGGAGCTGGTTGAACAACtgggactgatttttttttttttttttttgccaaatacaTGCCTTTTAGAGGCCACTTAAATATCTGAACTCAGGGACTTGGCTGGATTTCTTTACCAGAGGCCACAAATCTGTTCCTTCACATAGCATCGATGCTGTGGCAATTCCTAAAGTCTCTGGAGAGCCCACTTTGTCACTTTGTGTGACAGGCTCATCTAAGTCCAAATATACTCCCCTTTAGTGTTTGATAAGCTTCACATTTTATGTCTTAATTAATTCTCTTCTCCTATATTAAACTCTAGAGACCCAGCAAACTTACACCAACACGTTTCACATAGGATTCTTTCAGTTCTTGTTTGGATGATAAAGCCAAGGGCTGTAGTCCCTCCTGAGCTGTAATTACATGCTAAATTGACTAGCAGCCACTTACCATATAACTATTCTTATCTCAACAGAAATACTTTGTTTCTTCAAATGAGTTTGCACCTCTTAACTACAGTGAATTGTACCATGGTTTTCACCAGGGACAAGGTAAAAAAACTGAGATGCTTTAGATTCTTTGAGGGTTGGAACCTGGTAGCCAGAACCTGAAAAGAACACACTGGGGACTGGAAAAGATGGAGAATAATGCTTTATTGTAAAAACTGACTTTGGGCCTTATGGGAAAAAACACTGCTGTCAAACGTTAAGCTTCTAAATGAGCATCTGGTATtaatccaatttttttaaaaaaatcagtattttctttttgtcccagAGCAGGGTCAAAGCACCAGCCAAGCAAATGGCCCTCCGAGTTTATAATGACTACTAGCCTACTTACCAAATAGGCCCCGTGGCAACTCCTTGCCAGCAGGCCGCAGGCTGTTCAGTGTGCAGACTGTGTACAGGAAGACAGCTGGAGGGCAGACAGCACCTTAATGCCTACAGCCTTTCCCTTCCACAGGCTTAACCCCAtgcctcccagagagagaaagCTCCAAGCCTATCTCTTCTGTTTCACTCATTTGGCCAAAATCACAAGGACAGTCCATTAAACAAGAAGACAGCATCAACTTCCCCTTCATCTGGATTAGTGATTTCCTTGCCTCAACCACAAGCAAGATGTTAACCACCTTATATTCCATATGCAAGTGAAATGCGTCAGCCATTGATCCATTTAGCTACTCAGAACATCTCTGCATCCTCTTGCTACTGTGTCGATGAGTTGTTAGATCCCAGAGGAATCGCTATCCCTTCTGCCGTGAACTCCCCCACCTCCCGTTAGACGTAGAACATGCATGCATTGCTTCCGGCCTTGTGTCTCCCCTTGCTTCCAGACTTCCTGAGATTTTAGAGAAACAAAAGGGCCAACCTAGTAGAAAACTCACTGAACTCCTCATGCTACTGTTTATTCTACTCAAACTCCTTATCTGCTCTTTATAGCATACATTCCAAAAATTGTCCATTGTAGGAATCTGTCCTATCCCCGCCAGACTAAAAATTTAGATGTTACAATCATATTCTTCACAAAGTCACATTAGAACAGTGGTTTTAAAATTGTAGTTTATATCAGAATCCCCTGAAGGGCTTAAGAAAACAGATTctcagcctccccctgccccctggtttctgattcagtaggtctaggttGGAACCTGAGAACTTGCATTTCTACCAAGTTCCCAGATGACATGGATGCTGCTGTTCCTGGAACCACACAGAGCGCCCTGCCTTAGATTGCTCATCCTCCGTAGCCGTCTTCACGGTAAGACAGTCTACACTTCTTTAAGAAGAAAGCCCTTTCCTATGCCTTAGAAGGCACTTGACCTATACATAATGACAAAACGTGGAAAACAGACAAATATGAAACAGAATTCATAGAAACCTTAGCACATACCTCTAGCTCAGGAAACAAGTTAACGAGAAAAGGGACTCTCCTCTAAGCAAGAGGAATTCTAGGTACAGGCTAAGCTAgcttcttttacaaaatatttgggGAACAAATGTTAAATGGGATGTCTTAGTACTTGGGTATGAGAGACACTAGCCCAATTATAGTGTAGTTATACAACATCAAGAGCTGTAGGGCACATCTATAGTTAGAACACTTGATACTATCCAGGCTGTTTATGGGAGTTCATCCTAGAGGAATAGGCACAAACCATGGTTAAGCTGCTTGGTTTAATTTTTTagcacttggaaaaaaaaatgtacagtagTTTGAACACTCAGTCTTTGCAAACCTCCATTGAGGTCAAAGATTTCATAAGTACAAAATTAGTTTACAAATTTTTTTGGCAATTTCATCTTAGTAACCCGTTTTATCCTATTGCCATTGTCCCAACTATTGAAAAAGTTTACAATAATTTACATAGAAATAGTTCAAAGTGCTTAAGAATAGTGATTGTTCTCTGGGATATTTACAGATGGCCTATACAATGTATGTACAGGTGGTATACACTATAGCACAAGTTTCATTGCTGGAATATGGCTTTCTagggaaagtgcatatttggccAGAGGTGGCAATACTGTCTGGAAATTCAAGGGTTACAGATACTTGGTAACCACATCCAAAGCTGAAGTAGAATGTGGACaagaatatttacaaaagtaACATAAAAACAGTCAAGTACACAAGCTTGCTCCACGCAAAGATTTCTTGATGTTCTTCCAGACGGGAGGAAGAAAGACTTCAGCTGCTGGTTCGGTTACCATGCTGACATGGGGTATATTGTGGGTTTAGACCTCAAAGGTCAAGACTTGTCTCAGAAGTCAAGCTAGATCATCATCTGTGCTTACAACTGATATCtgtggaaaggaaaaatatgaaatgagCTTGGTGATCACTCCCTGGTGACAACTCTAGTCTCAGTATTAAGTTCTAACATTAATGCATTTAACTTGAATTCAACTATACCTGCTtggtagagagagaaaatagcGTGACTGATTCTGCCTATTCTACTTAATGATCAAAAGTCTtagagaaaaatgtgaaagatacaAGTGTACCACGGATTGACCACCATTCCATGTTTTGCCAGAGAGCTCGAAAGGTgggatatttttcttcataaagcaTTTAGTAACTTTGGATAAGTGACTCTTACCCAACACACTGACTTTAAGCCTACTTCCCTATATGTGATTCCCTActtacaataattttttaagtatccAGTAGGCAACGGAGTCAACAGTTCAAAAGGGAGCTACTTGGTTCATGGTAATATTTACATGTCATTTCTAGAACCAAAAATATCTCATAGTATAATGATGACCTTGACCTATTTGCCATTCTGTCTGGGTCAGATCCCGATCAAATGACTGATTTATATTCTAAAAGGCTAGACTCTCTAATGTCCACGTAGCAGATGAAGTGTTTGGTGACTCCAGGATCCTAATGGCTCCTCCTAGCCCCGGTAGCTCTACCTCGAGTTAATGGTCTCCTTTCCAGAAAGTCTCATTTCAAGCCATGGTGCGTAAAGACACAGAGCTGACTTACTGCTGGGTACGTGTGTCCGACAGAAGCACTGTGTCTACCAATGTCTATCGAGAGGTCTTCTTCAGTGGTCTTCAAGTACACAGGATTGTCAAAGTTCATGCTTTTCATGTTCTTGTGTTGCCAATTCCGCCACATCAAGTAGCCACCGACTGCTGCCATCACTAAGAGCACTGGAAAAAAGGTAACGATCAGGAATCCATGGTAAttgacattaataaaaatttcatgttttattatcATCCTATGCATGGGAGCTGGGCCATCTAGGCAAGTGTAGAGTCTTGGGCCCCCCCCAGGCCCGCTGAATTAAAATTGCAGAAGCTTCTGGTGAGCTATTCAGGTGGTCCTAGTATGTTAGCTAAGCCTGAAATCTAGTAATTTAAGACAGAAGCCATGAAAGCAAAGTCCCTTAGAATTCACATGTCTGATAATAACTGTAGAGGTCCTTTTTCCTAGGTTTAAAGATTCTTAACTACTTTTAATTTACTCTCTGCAAATCCTACAACTCTTCAGGAAAGCATTTGTGCATCTCCTCTGTATGAAGCATAACACATATTTCAAAAGGGAATAGAACAGTATACTAGTTAAAGGGACTCATTATAAAAGGGGATAAGTCAGGCTAACAAAGCCAAAGTCAAAAGCACTAAACACCTTTCATGTAACTGAACATTTATCACTGTCAGTTATTGTACTAAGGGGATACCACAGAAGAGAAAAGTATAGACCTTAACTTAGTGTACTGTGGGGGGCAGGAAGAGAATGTAATTCAGGGTTACAAGTGCTATGACAGTATAAAGGACCATGAAAGGGGTGGCTAGTGAACTAGAATTGTCTATCTGGTATCTAAGGAGTTTATGTAGGGAATCTACTTACAGAGAGGAAGAATGGCCCAGGCTGCAGAAGTCCCTTTTGGGGGAACACTGACCTCCGATACTGCTGTGGTCACATTGATCCCTACAAAGGAATAAAAGGATCTGAATTCAGACTTAGGTTCTCCACCTGAGGGGTAAATTTCTCATACCTTTGCACCCAATACTGATCTTCAGTATCTACTACAATTGTATGCCAAGAACAACTCTGGCCTAGAAGTATTTGAGTCACATGCTGTAATAGCCATGTCACTGACAGTTCTCTAACAGAAACCTTAGTAGGTCAGGTCAGACTATGACTTTCAGGTTACCAATTGGGGCAGAACTAATAGTTAAAGGCTgcattaattattatatttacacTATAGATACAAAGAGTGTGGCTGTTAGTCAAGATTAACAGTTTGCAGTACTGAACCCAATACCTCCAGGAGCTAGTCCACTAGTTGGTGAAATTTCTGTTGTGTTGGTATCTTTTGTCTCACTGTAAGTCACAGTAGTTGCAGTACCTGAATTATAAAAACCAAGCACCTGGTTAATCCGAACCTTCCAGAGTGGCTAGCTGTATACCCAGACAAGCCATGCAAAAGGTTATTTTACCACCAGGTAAAAGAGACAAACCACTGCTGAACGAAGTTTTATGGCTGATATATCAGAAGTGAGAGAAACAGCAGTCTTCATACAAAAACAGATATGTAAAATTCAGGCCAGAACAAACAGATGGATGGACAGCCACACTTAATGACCCCTCTAAACAATATCCTGTTCTCCTGGGAGCTATAAGAAATGTTCTCAAGATGCTCTGGGATACCAGGCACACCAGACTGTCTTGCAAGTACTTTCTCAGGAAACTGAGCTAGTCCCTGCCATGACCCAAGATTAGCTAATAAAAGCCATGTGAGTTCCTGGATCACAATGAGTGAGTTTAATTTGCTACTTAATCAAAAGCTAAGAATAGAAGGCTAAAATGCAAATTTGGTTCAACAGTGAGCTTAAATTAGTGTCTTCGGCTGAGGTTTCCCAGGGCCTGCCTTAAGGATAATTTCAGTTCTTCCTCGTTGGAGGAAAACATGAAGACTTTGTAGTGTTATGGGACTAACTGGTACAAATTGGTACAAGGTATCTTGACACTTTAGTCACCTATAAACTAATACAATGTTGAAATGGGTTAAAAGTCAGTTCTGAAGAACTAACATGAATACCCGGCATGCGACAGCAGCAGACAGGTTCACAAATCTATTCACATGATTAGTAACAACAGAATTCTTAAAAGCCAGGTCAGTTTTTGCAGCCAATGTCTTATATCGCCTGGTATAGGCGGGTGAAATGCAAAAAGCCTTACTGTGGCACTCGCGGCCGTTTTCCTCGAGATTGTACCCATTGGGACAGGAACAGGTATATTTTGGAGAGTGATCGTTAATCTGTGGTGCCGGCAGGCAGAGGTATTCACATCCTCCATTCTCCATGTCTTCTTCACACCAATTTTTACCTAGTCAGGAAAAAAGTCCTTTAAAATAAGTATTCCAGTGCCTGCTACATATATAgtctacatatacatatatagcctgctacatatatacatatagacatGAGTCCTCATCTCCAAGGAGCTTCAAAATTCTCTATTCTGTCAAATCTTCAAGTGAGAGCAATATCCATGAAGAATAGGTATGGTCCGCATGCTCTAAGGACACCAGATTCAAAGGGGCTTCGTGGGGGTAGAACATAAAAGTTATATCTTCAAAAGATGGGAGCcgggggagggaggtgaggaacCAGGATTGGCTCTCACTGTTGGTCCAAGGCTTAGAGTGAAGGCTCAGAGGAAGGAGACCGAGCATGTTCTGGCTTTGTCTTGACTTGCTCCTATAAAGTAGAAGGTAACTCAGCTATAGGGAGGTTTGAAGGTTGCACTTAGATAGAACCATCTAGGTGTTTTGAGCAGCAGGCAATAAAACCAGATGTTTTGAGGATCTATATAATCCTATAAAAATGTGTCCTAGGGGGAGGTAGGTGttatggccatctacaagccccCAAGAGATGCCTGAAACAGATCCTTCCATCacaggcctcagaagaaaccaacactgccaacaccttgattttggactttcagcctccagaactgtgagaccataaatttctgttgtttaaggtactcagtttgtggtattttgttagagcaacTCTAGCAAACTAAGAGTAGAGAGAGTTTGTGGAATACGAGTTACTTGGGGAGTTAGTGCAATAGTCTTAGCAAGAGATAAAGGGGACAcggaagaaacagaaatgaaagctgATACTGGGGGTTGGGAAAAGACAGGAACTAAGGTTATGAAGCTTTTTCACTAAGACgccagaaataaaagatatcaaaCACCAACTGTGAAGTGTTTGAGGTAGGGTATGAGAGGGCAAAAGTTCCCTTTTAAAGAAAGTTGAGTTGCCAAAGAGCTACTGCCACCCAATAGGCTCCGTGTCATGCTGCTTCCCTTAGCAGTGGTGGCTAAGGACTGTGCTTCTCCACAGTACCTGATGGCTGTATAAGTTCATGATAGACAATGATGTCTTGAGCATCATTAAGGTTGTTGACCAGGGTGGCCAGCTCCGATCCAGTGAATTTATTGGCGCCATAGACTGCTTCATTTTCCCCATCTATCCAGTAGACACGATCCTAAAACAGAACCCCCCAGAGTCAGCATGTCTGCCCAGGATTAACACAAGTCAGTATCTAACTAAGGTCATCATTATTCACTGGCCACTTAATGGACCAAGTTTATCGAATGCTGATCCAGGACATAGGATATAAAACTGCAAAAGAAGGAAGTTCTGGTTTCTTGAAGTGCTTTGAGAAATCAGTGTCTAATTTGTACCAGGTTTTAAGACAAAGCAGTTTCTCAAGCCAcgctcttctcttcctccctctacACCTGTTCTTTTCCTCCACAGTGCTGTGGTCACTCATAGGCATACACTTAGATGTGAGACACACGTCTTACCTCGAATATCGTTAGTGCAAGAGGATGAGCTAGGAACTCCAGAGACTTCAGTACTATCCTTCGATCTTGGCCATTCAGGTCCACGCTGGATAACATGTGCAACTTAGAATCAAGCCAATAGAGACGGCTTTTTATAAGGTCTAAGTAGGGAAAGAATTGTCATTGCATGATAAGCCATTACTGCTCTGGCTTCCATTTAAAATATCTGATGAATTCAATATTCTAATTTCATGGTTCCTTTGCCAGAAGGGTTTCTTAACAGGGCTCCCACAAACCTTGTGAAGCAGCATGCAGAATCTGTACTCCCATTCATTTCTGGGGGCTAAAGGGGTACCTAAGATTCTCAAGGTAACTGACTGCAGAAATGTCCCTCAcattacagaaaatattaaaagaggcTACCATTTGTTCTCCCCCAAAGAGCCAGAAGAAAAGTCTTGTAAGCTTGCAATTCAGGAAATGCTAAGGCACCTGTGCTCAGAACGTTcagcagtccccaagccccaAGATTCACTGAATTCATATCACATATCAAGGCCCAAATGGACAACAAACACATAATTGTGGAGCATGAAATTTAAGCCTACAATTCCATTTGTGTTATTCTCATCCCAAATGCCTCCCATAGAAGGAACCAGAGAATTACCTACTACGGCCTGGAATTAACTATGGAGGTAAGTTAAAACACTATGAAGGCAGTTGAATTGGTAGTCAAGAAGGAAGAACATACATACCAAGCGTAATCCCATTAGGCCACTGGATGTCTACTGTCACCAGCGGACGTCTATCAAATCCATTCATtcctgctttttctatttttgctggTTCACCCCAGTCTGACCAGTAAACAAAGCTgggaaaaattaaatcagaaataatcCTTAGTGGTTTAGAAGGAATAAAACttgaaacaaacattttaaagagtgAACAGAAAACTCAAGAGAGTGATTCTCTAGACACGAATAGTAACACTTGAAGGTCTAAATTATGGgcaaataaaatttaacactAAAAGAATCTGCAAGCTCATTGTTAACTGTAATAATCTATATCCATctgacatttaaattttagtcacaagtttatatatttcttttttaaaaggccaaTTCTTTCTGAGGAGTGAAAGATAAATactgtttaaattttatagtagGGGCTGGCTGTTTGTGTTCTAATGAGGCTTCAacggggcagggggtgggggggggcaacTCTGATTACTACAGCTTTAGTCAACTTCCTAAGCTGCCTTTCTGTTATTTGATGGCAATTTAGGGAAACACCTGAGGTAAATGTTTCAAAAAAGGCCTATGTATTTCAACTGGATGTTCAGACAACTTGCCCTTTTGGAGGCAATGTGGTTACCAAAATCCCTGCAACGTTTGATTATCCAGAGCTAACCCAGAAACGCGttcagacaaaaattaaaaatcacttgcATATCAACGGGGTGGGCAAAAGGTTCAGATATAGCTTTTGGTATACATCAAATTGGTAATGTTATTTTGTGAATGTCACTCAGCAGTTATACAGAAGTCAGGGAGGACTTGTCATATAGATGAGGCCATCCCAGGGTTGTTCAACAGTGGCACCATTGACATCTTGAACCAGAAATTTCTTGGTAGTGGGGGGCTGACATATcttgagattttatttaatagtacTAATTCAGGTATGAGGAAAGTTCCTGACCTACACAGACAGCATCCAAAAGGCTATGAAAACAGAGTACAAACCCAGACAACGGGTCCACAGCTATGGAGGCAGGTTCACGCAAGTCAGAGTTAAACAGGAACTTCCTCTTGGTTCCGTCCAGGGTAGCTACTGAAATAGTCTTAGAAGCCGCGTCAGTCCAGTAGATGGTCTTGTACACCCAATCAACAGCAATGGCTGCAGGATTATAGACATTGTCGATCATTTTAACATGTCTACCAACCTTGTCATCAATTGAGGCACTGAAACAGAATAGGTCACAAGAAATTTAAGAGTTTGACACCATTAGAGCCTGGAGAATGGACTTTCTGCTTACTGATGCTAAATTAATAATCCTGTAGGTTATCTAGTTGCTTTCTATACACAAGAACAACAAAATTCTAAGTGAAGCTATTTGTTTCATTAGCCATCGTCTGAGTTTCTATAGTTTGCATTAAGAAAAAGCTGCACTACCATTTCTATTTGTACCAACAATGTACAGCACTCAGTTAACtatagggaaagaaaagaaaatattagaaattaagacATCATCTGATACAGTCTTGCAGCTGTAACCATCTATTACTTCATACACAATTGTTAGTTTCTAATTAGGAACTGATAGCAATTTAATAGTTAAAGAATTAGTGTTAGATTTAATGTTCCCAGGTAATTAGATGCTAGATTGGGGATAGAGACAGGAGAAGCTCCTTCAAACCTTCCTGCAGGCCAAGTGACAATGACTTACGCCAAGGCACCACGAATGGAACTGAAAGTTACCTGAAGATGGCCTTTTGGCTTAAATCAGCCCAGAAGAGTTTCTGAGCAGCAATGTCAGCATCGAGAGCCACGGTGTTTCTTAGCTGTTCAACTAGTTGGATATATTCTTTCCTCTCTAAACCAATCTTCCTGATGTCTCTTCTATTAGTGAAGATTAGACTGGGCTCTTTGCCTGCAAGACAGAAGTCGGGTTTACTTAGTTTTGCTGTAAGAAGGCAAGGTCCTTCCAAGTCACCTCCTCCTAACAGAGGAGCACTTAAACAATAAAGGTACTGCTAAACACCTTAGTAGTACCTGTCCCGGAGTTCCTGCCCCTGGGACCTGCGGGCGCCTCCCACCGTTGAGGGAGGCAGTCCTGGGGTTACAGCATTCAACGATGGGGTGGCTGACA is from Lemur catta isolate mLemCat1 chromosome 10, mLemCat1.pri, whole genome shotgun sequence and encodes:
- the VLDLR gene encoding very low-density lipoprotein receptor isoform X1, giving the protein MGTSARWALWLLLALCWAPRESGATGTGRKTKCESSQFQCTNGRCITLLWKCDGDEDCVDGSDEKNCVKKTCAESDFVCNNGQCVPNRWQCDGDPDCEDGSDESPEQCHMRTCRINEISCGARSTQCIPVSWRCDGENDCDSGEDEENCGNITCSPDEFTCSSGRCISKSFVCNGQDDCNDGSDELDCAPPTCGAHEFQCSTSSCIPISWVCDDDADCSDQSDESLEQCGRQPVVHTKCPASEIQCGSGECIHKKWRCDGDPDCKDGSDEVNCPSRTCRPDQFECEDGSCIHGSRQCNGIRDCVDGSDEVNCKNVNQCLGPGKFKCRSGECIDISKVCNQEQDCRDWSDEPLKECHVNECLVNNGGCSHICKDLVIGYECDCAAGFELIDRKTCGDIDECQNPGICSQICINLKGGYKCECSRGYQMDLATGVCKAVGKEPSLIFTNRRDIRKIGLERKEYIQLVEQLRNTVALDADIAAQKLFWADLSQKAIFSASIDDKVGRHVKMIDNVYNPAAIAVDWVYKTIYWTDAASKTISVATLDGTKRKFLFNSDLREPASIAVDPLSGFVYWSDWGEPAKIEKAGMNGFDRRPLVTVDIQWPNGITLDLIKSRLYWLDSKLHMLSSVDLNGQDRRIVLKSLEFLAHPLALTIFEDRVYWIDGENEAVYGANKFTGSELATLVNNLNDAQDIIVYHELIQPSGKNWCEEDMENGGCEYLCLPAPQINDHSPKYTCSCPNGYNLEENGRECHSTATTVTYSETKDTNTTEISPTSGLAPGGINVTTAVSEVSVPPKGTSAAWAILPLLLLVMAAVGGYLMWRNWQHKNMKSMNFDNPVYLKTTEEDLSIDIGRHSASVGHTYPAISVVSTDDDLA